Proteins from a single region of Gossypium arboreum isolate Shixiya-1 chromosome 1, ASM2569848v2, whole genome shotgun sequence:
- the LOC108481622 gene encoding GRAS family protein RAD1-like, whose protein sequence is MEGFNGWLYESFNHDFAIRRFCSARVELEQGELGDAMNNDTEPFCPDDEISTPHLAASEVDDFVDSFINMDYDDDDGDGDGEGDDKNDRNSKKQQNFHHFQDKIEAFSIVNDDSLMMEGDELEMSSSCEDLGANEMVPSIEEASHGVDQGLHLVHLLLACAEAVGCRDIHLATSMLSQIGASATPLGDSLQRVSYCFAIGLKSRLSLLQNVNGNGTIANCAIDVPMIAREEKMEAFQLLYQTTPYIAFGFLAANEAIFQAAQGKGSLHIIDLGMKHTLQWPSLIRALASRPEGPPTLRITALTSDEDLVELEASMKSLLEDASSLGIAMEFHLISEPVTPSLLTRDNLNLREGESLYINSVMHLHKYVKESRGSLKAILQAIKKLGPALLTMVEQDANHNGPFFLGRFLESLHYYSAIFDSLEASLPRHSPQRMKIERLHFAEEIRNIVAYEGTDRMERHERADQWRRQLGRAGFQVMGLKCLSQARMMLSVYGCDGYSLGSEKGCLLLGWKGRPLMLASAWQLHNVSSAY, encoded by the coding sequence ATGGAAGGGTTCAATGGTTGGTTGTATGAAAGCTTCAACCATGATTTCGCCATTCGAAGGTTTTGTTCGGCAAGAGTTGAGCTTGAACAAGGGGAGTTGGGCGATGCCATGAATAATGATACTGAGCCCTTTTGTCCTGATGATGAAATTAGCACCCCTCACTTAGCTGCTTCTGAGGTCGATGACTTTGTTGATAGTTTCATTAACATGgattatgatgatgatgatggggaTGGAGATGGGGAGGGGGATGATAAAAACGATCGCAACTCCAAGAAGCAGCAAAATTTCCATCATTTTCAGGACAAAATCGAGGCATTTTCGATTGTCAATGATGATTCGCTGATGATGGAAGGAGATGAATTGGAGATGAGTAGCTCATGTGAAGATTTGGGAGCAAATGAAATGGTTCCTAGCATAGAGGAGGCCAGCCATGGGGTAGACCAAGGGCTTCACCTGGTGCACTTGTTGCTGGCATGTGCCGAGGCGGTAGGCTGCCGTGACATACACCTTGCGACCTCTATGCTCAGTCAAATTGGGGCTTCGGCTACTCCTTTGGGTGATTCACTGCAAAGGGTTTCCTATTGTTTTGCTATAGGATTGAAATCTAGACTGTCTCTTCTTCAAAATGTCAATGGAAACGGCACCATTGCAAATTGTGCCATTGATGTTCCAATGATAGCTAGGGAGGAGAAAATGGAGGCTTTTCAATTACTTTACCAGACTACTCCTTACATTGCATTTGGCTTCCTGGCTGCAAATGAGGCAATATTTCAAGCAGCACAAGGGAAAGGTTCCTTGCACATCATTGATCTAGGAATGAAACATACCCTTCAATGGCCTTCCTTGATAAGAGCGCTAGCATCAAGGCCTGAAGGTCCCCCAACTCTCCGAATTACAGCATTAACCAGTGATGAAGATCTAGTAGAGCTTGAAGCTAGCATGAAGTCCCTTCTCGAGGACGCCAGCTCACTAGGTATAGCAATGGAGTTCCACCTGATATCAGAGCCAGTTACACCGTCTCTTCTGACCAGAGATAATCTCAACTTAAGAGAAGGGGAATCATTATATATCAACAGTGTTATGCACTTGCACAAATATGTGAAAGAGAGTAGAGGATCACTCAAAGCAATCCTCCAAGCCATCAAGAAACTAGGCCCAGCTTTGCTAACAATGGTGGAACAAGATGCAAACCACAATGGACCATTCTTTCTTGGGAGGTTCCTTGAGTCCCTTCACTACTATTCAGCCATTTTTGATTCCCTTGAGGCAAGTCTACCTAGACATAGTCCTCAAAGGATGAAGATAGAGAGGCTTCACTTTGCGGAAGAAATTCGAAACATTGTAGCTTACGAAGGAACGGACAGAATGGAAAGGCATGAAAGAGCAGATCAATGGCGACGACAATTAGGCAGAGCTGGGTTTCAAGTGATGGGGTTGAAGTGCTTGAGTCAAGCAAGGATGATGCTTTCAGTCTATGGCTGTGACGGTTATTCATTGGGCAGTGAGAAAGGGTGCCTCCTCCTCGGGTGGAAAGGCAGGCCCTTGATGCTGGCATCTGCTTGGCAACTGCA